In the genome of Paenibacillus pabuli, one region contains:
- a CDS encoding DeoR/GlpR family DNA-binding transcription regulator has translation MFQEERMQLIIEHLRKHNRISADDIVSLFDVSRDTARRDLIKLEEQDAIIRTRGGAILPVPPDERRSYKDRLLHISDEKRAIGKLAAAIVRQGEHIILDSSTTVQTCAENLNGKSCTVITNSIYSAELLSNHIAVEIRLLGGKVDKEQRYVYGTSVIETLSHYYVDKAFIGIGGITMDGFSASEEEGKIKHKMMQAAKQVIVLADHSKFDKRYGYRFADWSLVDMLITDQWPSQDWRNFLAEQQVEILIPEPTIEKEL, from the coding sequence TTGTTTCAGGAAGAACGAATGCAGCTGATTATTGAACATTTACGCAAACACAATCGCATCTCGGCCGATGATATTGTATCCCTCTTTGACGTTTCCCGGGACACAGCACGAAGGGATCTAATCAAGCTTGAAGAACAGGATGCCATTATCCGAACGCGCGGCGGTGCAATTCTCCCCGTTCCACCAGATGAGCGCCGATCCTATAAAGATCGTCTACTTCACATTTCCGACGAAAAAAGAGCTATTGGCAAACTAGCCGCTGCGATCGTGCGCCAAGGCGAACACATTATTCTGGATTCTTCCACTACGGTGCAGACTTGTGCCGAAAATCTAAATGGCAAGTCCTGTACTGTCATCACCAATTCCATTTATTCAGCTGAACTTCTCTCCAATCATATCGCTGTCGAAATTCGCTTGCTTGGCGGTAAAGTCGATAAAGAGCAGCGTTATGTCTATGGTACTTCAGTAATTGAAACTCTTTCCCATTACTATGTAGACAAAGCCTTTATCGGTATTGGCGGAATTACGATGGATGGCTTTAGTGCCTCTGAAGAGGAAGGCAAGATCAAGCACAAAATGATGCAGGCTGCAAAGCAGGTTATTGTACTCGCTGACCATTCCAAGTTTGATAAGCGTTATGGTTATCGTTTTGCGGACTGGTCACTCGTTGATATGTTAATTACAGACCAGTGGCCTTCCCAAGATTGGCGAAACTTTCTGGCTGAACAGCAAGTTGAGATTCTCATTCCTGAACCTACAATTGAAAAGGAGTTGTAA
- a CDS encoding Cof-type HAD-IIB family hydrolase yields the protein MKLFATDLDGTLLNRDSQISPENAAAIHKAQQEGLKVTIATGRVYSDVLTISSEGGINTPVIGSNGATIHDANGERLFHLPLERETAASVMQWLEDHHIYYEASTQQGIYAPISSHEAMLAEMDRILGSSPGEDIERLIRAVKKHYDKKDYHSVHTHQEIPSEAYIYNIMAFSLDPAQLQQGREYFASRSDVAMVVSSEHNFEMQHPDVSKGNALTKLAEHLNISMQDTAAIGDNFNDVSMLKMAGLGIAMGNAEPEIKALANAISLTNVEHGVAHAIQCVLEGKPVSRPETVIEGGQ from the coding sequence ATGAAATTATTTGCTACCGACTTAGATGGAACCCTATTGAACAGAGACAGCCAGATCAGCCCGGAGAATGCAGCTGCAATCCACAAGGCACAACAAGAAGGATTGAAGGTTACGATTGCTACAGGACGGGTCTATTCTGACGTATTAACGATAAGCAGCGAAGGTGGAATTAACACGCCAGTTATTGGCTCCAACGGAGCTACCATCCATGATGCCAACGGTGAACGCCTATTCCATCTTCCCCTTGAGCGTGAAACGGCTGCATCCGTCATGCAGTGGCTGGAAGATCATCATATCTACTACGAGGCCTCCACGCAGCAAGGTATATACGCCCCTATCAGCAGCCATGAGGCGATGCTCGCTGAGATGGATCGCATTCTCGGTTCAAGTCCTGGGGAGGATATCGAACGCCTCATTCGCGCGGTTAAGAAGCACTATGACAAGAAAGACTATCACAGCGTACACACCCATCAGGAAATCCCTTCCGAAGCTTACATTTACAATATTATGGCCTTTTCATTGGATCCGGCTCAATTACAGCAGGGACGTGAATACTTTGCCTCTCGCTCGGATGTAGCCATGGTGGTGTCCTCTGAACACAACTTCGAAATGCAGCATCCGGATGTATCCAAAGGTAACGCCTTAACCAAACTGGCAGAACATCTGAATATCTCCATGCAAGATACGGCAGCCATTGGTGATAACTTCAATGATGTATCCATGCTGAAAATGGCAGGACTCGGTATTGCCATGGGCAATGCTGAACCGGAGATTAAGGCACTTGCCAATGCTATCTCTTTGACCAATGTGGAGCATGGTGTCGCACATGCCATTCAGTGTGTTCTTGAAGGCAAGCCCGTTTCCCGGCCGGAGACTGTTATTGAAGGCGGTCAGTAA
- the cmpA gene encoding cortex morphogenetic protein CmpA yields the protein MPQWLCNQLMRAFHKKDSRQIKLLNECWFFYRNKPTSGTPRSADSEL from the coding sequence TTGCCTCAATGGCTTTGCAATCAACTGATGCGTGCATTTCACAAAAAGGACAGCAGACAGATCAAGCTGCTGAACGAATGTTGGTTCTTTTACCGAAACAAACCGACAAGCGGCACCCCGCGCAGCGCGGACAGCGAACTTTAA
- a CDS encoding helix-turn-helix domain-containing protein codes for MQSIYERIEHLIAERGMTKKAFCQQLKISTGNLGDWKRGKSIPSTNKLIEIASFFDVSLDWLMIGRPSKEAMVREKREDYFFDVLRQLNCQESELSTVEQSFISEYIEFTRYRKSKESRDSGDFRYKGEDESEGNETL; via the coding sequence ATGCAGTCGATCTATGAGCGAATTGAACACCTGATTGCCGAAAGAGGGATGACCAAGAAGGCTTTCTGCCAACAGCTGAAGATCAGCACGGGCAATCTGGGTGACTGGAAACGCGGTAAATCTATTCCGAGTACGAATAAACTAATTGAGATTGCTTCGTTTTTTGATGTGAGCCTTGACTGGCTCATGATTGGGCGTCCATCCAAGGAGGCGATGGTACGGGAAAAACGGGAGGATTATTTTTTTGACGTGTTGCGGCAATTGAATTGCCAAGAAAGCGAATTATCGACTGTTGAACAGTCTTTTATCAGTGAATATATTGAATTTACCCGTTATCGCAAATCCAAGGAAAGCAGAGATTCAGGTGACTTTCGTTACAAGGGAGAAGATGAGTCCGAAGGAAACGAGACGTTGTAG
- a CDS encoding flavin reductase family protein has product MEEAMYTNDTHDRSQEEYEPERENHRNLNRELLQHEVITPSILYYGTPVLLLSTLNEDGTTNLSPLSSSWALGDCLVLGVGIQGKAFENLSRHPECVINLPDASEWEQVERLGCYTGKYPVPEEKRRMGFEFCEDKFAVSGLTPQGSIQVEPDKIAECPLQIEAVVQHMRIPEHTPFMAIIEVKVLKVHAHPRLISGLNKINPEKWNPLIYNFRHYYGLGERHGESFRAEK; this is encoded by the coding sequence ATGGAAGAAGCAATGTATACCAATGATACCCATGATAGATCGCAAGAAGAGTATGAACCGGAGAGGGAGAACCATCGGAACTTGAACAGAGAGCTGTTGCAGCACGAGGTGATAACTCCAAGTATTTTGTACTATGGCACACCCGTATTATTACTCAGCACGTTAAACGAAGATGGAACGACGAACCTGTCTCCGCTTTCTTCATCCTGGGCATTGGGGGACTGCTTGGTACTTGGAGTCGGTATTCAGGGCAAAGCCTTTGAGAACTTGAGCCGCCATCCCGAATGTGTAATTAATCTGCCGGATGCATCCGAGTGGGAGCAGGTTGAGCGGCTGGGGTGTTACACCGGGAAATATCCCGTTCCTGAAGAGAAAAGAAGGATGGGGTTTGAATTTTGTGAGGATAAATTTGCCGTCTCTGGACTGACACCCCAAGGTTCAATTCAGGTTGAACCGGATAAAATAGCGGAATGTCCACTCCAGATTGAAGCGGTGGTACAACACATGCGTATTCCCGAACATACGCCATTCATGGCGATTATAGAAGTAAAAGTGTTGAAGGTACATGCACATCCTCGCCTGATATCAGGTTTAAACAAGATCAACCCAGAGAAGTGGAATCCTTTAATTTATAATTTCCGACATTATTATGGACTTGGAGAGAGGCACGGGGAAAGTTTTCGGGCAGAGAAGTGA
- a CDS encoding SprT family protein, producing the protein MENKELQQWIEQVSLDHFGVPFTHEALFNRRLTTTGGRYMLKSHRIEINPHQLEAYGREEVEKIIKHELCHYHLHIRGRGYQHRDPEFKALLQKVGGSRFCQSLPDGKGRKPLPYRYKLVCKSCGTEYLRKRKVDPKRYRCGRCAGKLGIQTI; encoded by the coding sequence ATGGAGAATAAGGAACTGCAGCAATGGATTGAGCAGGTATCACTGGATCATTTCGGGGTGCCGTTCACTCACGAGGCGCTGTTTAACCGTCGTTTGACCACTACGGGTGGGCGTTATATGCTTAAAAGTCACCGAATAGAGATTAATCCTCATCAGCTCGAAGCCTATGGGCGGGAAGAGGTTGAGAAAATCATCAAGCATGAGCTGTGTCACTACCATCTGCACATCCGTGGACGCGGCTATCAACACCGTGACCCTGAATTCAAGGCCTTGCTGCAGAAGGTGGGCGGTTCAAGATTCTGCCAGTCTCTTCCGGATGGAAAGGGCAGAAAGCCTTTACCGTATCGCTATAAGCTGGTGTGCAAGAGCTGTGGTACGGAATATTTGCGTAAACGCAAAGTTGATCCGAAGCGGTATCGCTGTGGTCGTTGTGCGGGCAAGTTAGGGATTCAGACCATCTGA
- a CDS encoding type II toxin-antitoxin system PemK/MazF family toxin, producing MIVKRGDVFFADLSPVVGSEQGGVRPVLVIQNDIGNRFSPTCIVAAITAQIQKAKLPTHVEIDAAAHGFDRDSVILLEQIRTIDKQRLTDKITHLDEETMKLVNEALQISLGLIDF from the coding sequence TTGATCGTAAAACGCGGTGACGTTTTTTTTGCGGATCTTTCTCCCGTTGTTGGTTCCGAGCAAGGTGGAGTCAGGCCGGTTCTGGTCATCCAGAATGACATCGGCAACCGGTTTAGTCCTACGTGTATTGTGGCGGCGATCACCGCCCAGATCCAAAAGGCAAAGCTGCCGACGCATGTGGAGATTGATGCGGCGGCACACGGTTTTGACCGGGACTCGGTTATTTTGCTCGAACAAATACGGACAATTGATAAGCAGAGGCTGACCGACAAGATTACCCATTTGGACGAGGAGACCATGAAACTGGTCAACGAAGCCTTACAGATCAGCCTGGGTTTAATCGATTTTTAA
- a CDS encoding hydrolase/acyltransferase → MPTMRYVILQQEQQLQFVEMPADYAYQLSALNLRLHKEIDKLTAADVPVLPWAIAECDNLDLLDEQLSIIGGLDYINSLEQSFSALQESEYPLISLLTEIRALQAQLEQWYEEELESL, encoded by the coding sequence ATGCCTACAATGCGCTACGTCATCCTGCAGCAGGAACAGCAATTGCAGTTTGTGGAAATGCCTGCCGATTACGCTTATCAACTCAGTGCGCTCAACCTGCGCCTGCACAAAGAGATTGACAAACTTACCGCAGCAGATGTACCTGTTCTGCCTTGGGCAATCGCTGAATGTGACAATCTTGATCTCCTGGACGAGCAACTTTCCATCATCGGAGGCCTTGATTATATCAATTCGCTTGAACAGAGCTTCTCAGCACTACAAGAGAGTGAATATCCTTTGATTTCCCTGCTCACGGAGATCCGGGCGCTTCAGGCACAATTAGAGCAATGGTATGAAGAAGAGTTGGAATCACTCTAA
- a CDS encoding ArsR/SmtB family transcription factor — translation MNTYPNISVIASLVADPSRAIFLEALLDGRALPAGELAYMAGVTPQTASSHLAKLVEGGLLVVEQQGRHRYYRLADKEVAFLIETMASIAAPVQVRSLKQSNQLQHLSFARTCYGHLAGKLGIALCEALLREGYLEEPEDEQDKDYHITEKGVQWFTSFGIILKGKAGSRRAVARKCLDWSERRHHISGVLGDELGRRLSELDWTRQKAGSRSVEVTAAGKKGLYEVLGISL, via the coding sequence ATGAATACATATCCGAACATTTCTGTGATTGCATCATTAGTTGCTGATCCCAGTCGTGCTATTTTTCTAGAAGCTTTGTTGGATGGTCGCGCCCTTCCTGCCGGCGAACTTGCATACATGGCGGGTGTTACTCCCCAGACGGCAAGCAGTCATCTCGCAAAGCTGGTCGAAGGCGGGCTGCTCGTCGTTGAACAGCAAGGACGACATCGTTACTATCGTCTTGCAGACAAAGAGGTTGCTTTTCTGATTGAAACAATGGCTAGTATCGCTGCGCCAGTACAAGTGAGGTCCCTCAAACAATCCAATCAACTTCAACATTTGAGCTTTGCTCGAACCTGTTATGGGCATCTGGCCGGAAAATTGGGGATAGCGTTGTGCGAAGCTTTATTGCGGGAAGGTTATCTCGAAGAACCGGAGGATGAACAGGACAAGGACTACCATATTACAGAGAAAGGAGTTCAATGGTTCACTTCTTTTGGCATTATTCTTAAAGGGAAAGCTGGATCACGCCGCGCTGTGGCTCGCAAATGTCTGGATTGGAGTGAACGTCGTCACCATATCTCCGGAGTACTGGGAGACGAACTCGGACGCCGATTGTCTGAATTAGACTGGACCCGCCAGAAGGCAGGCAGCCGTTCGGTTGAAGTCACAGCAGCTGGTAAGAAGGGTTTGTACGAGGTATTGGGTATTTCATTATAA
- a CDS encoding MgtC/SapB family protein, whose product MEMEYLMRVLIAGICGVLIGYERKNRMKEAGIRTHFVVAVGAALMMIVSKYGFQDQAGWVNLSLDPSRIAAQVVSGVGFIGAGMIFTQRHTVRGLTTAAGIWATAGMGLAVGSGLYWTGAGVTLLIVLAQMLLHRPTRWLVSARTETLTIRLLKEGDTLKTVLALLGQEKISVVGFKTEQQISTDSGEETVLEFTLQLPGSYRAEQLVVLLQDVPHVRSVDMR is encoded by the coding sequence ATGGAAATGGAATACTTAATGCGAGTACTCATAGCTGGCATCTGCGGCGTGTTGATCGGATATGAGCGTAAAAACCGAATGAAGGAAGCAGGGATACGTACTCATTTTGTTGTCGCTGTGGGTGCTGCATTGATGATGATTGTATCCAAGTATGGCTTTCAGGATCAGGCAGGCTGGGTTAATCTGTCGCTTGATCCCTCCAGGATTGCGGCACAGGTGGTCAGTGGGGTCGGCTTCATTGGAGCCGGAATGATCTTCACACAACGCCACACGGTCCGGGGATTGACGACAGCGGCGGGAATCTGGGCGACTGCAGGAATGGGACTGGCTGTCGGCTCGGGGTTGTATTGGACAGGAGCGGGGGTGACGCTGCTTATTGTTCTGGCCCAGATGCTGCTGCATCGGCCGACACGCTGGTTGGTGTCCGCAAGAACAGAAACGTTGACGATTCGACTGCTCAAGGAAGGGGACACCCTCAAAACCGTTTTGGCTTTGTTAGGACAGGAAAAAATCTCGGTGGTCGGATTCAAAACAGAACAGCAAATAAGCACAGACTCCGGGGAGGAGACTGTACTTGAATTCACGCTGCAACTGCCTGGATCATATCGGGCTGAGCAATTAGTTGTTTTATTGCAGGATGTGCCTCATGTTCGATCTGTTGATATGAGGTGA
- a CDS encoding alpha-galactosidase encodes MSIYIDQEKLQFHLQTQKASYVFQVLPSGYLVHLYYGKKLRDTDLSWLHVRTERASFSPNPVPEDRTISFDTLAQELPVYGTSDFRNPAIQLELENGSTVSEFTYTGHRLVKGKAALTGLPATYVESDDEAETLIVELEDRVAGIKIELNYTAFTAFNAITRSMRIVNESATSVKIARALSSSVDFPHADYELLQLSGAWTRERDIVRRPLASGLQGIESRRGSSSHQQNPFIALMTPGTDEDQGEVYGFSLVYSGSFTAQAEVDQFHTTRVSLGINPFEFSWKLESQESFQTPETVMVYSDAGLDGMSQSYHELYRERLARGKFRNAERPVLVNNWEATYFGFNADKIEQIAQAGKKLGIELFVLDDGWFGHRDSDNSSLGDWIVDKNKLPQGLDDLANRVTGLDMQFGLWFEPEMISPDSELYRAHPDWCLHVPDRRRTEGRQQLVLDFSRQDVRDEIVRMLSDVLGSAPITYVKWDMNRNMTEVGSALLPADRQRETAHRYMLGLYEVMERITSSFPNILFESCSGGGGRFDPGMLYYMPQTWTSDNTDAISRLRIQYGTSLVYPVSSMGSHISAVPNHQVNRITSLEIRGHVAMSGNFGYELDLTRFTEEENAIVKAQVELYKEIRGTIQYGTFRRLLSPFEGNETAWMFIAPDGSEAVVFYFRVLSEPNAPLQRLKLKGLDPDADYRLKGGSETFTGDALMYGGISVGRASGDYLSEMFRFERV; translated from the coding sequence ATGAGCATTTATATTGACCAGGAGAAGCTTCAATTTCATCTACAGACTCAAAAGGCAAGCTATGTATTCCAGGTATTGCCTTCGGGATATTTGGTACATTTGTATTATGGCAAAAAACTTCGCGATACCGACCTGAGCTGGCTTCATGTACGTACGGAGCGTGCCTCGTTCAGCCCGAATCCGGTACCGGAAGATCGGACGATCTCCTTCGACACATTGGCGCAAGAGTTGCCAGTATACGGTACAAGTGATTTCCGTAATCCGGCAATCCAATTGGAGCTTGAGAACGGTTCAACCGTTTCGGAGTTTACGTATACAGGCCATCGACTGGTGAAAGGAAAGGCAGCGCTTACCGGATTGCCGGCAACTTATGTTGAGTCTGACGATGAAGCCGAGACACTCATCGTTGAACTGGAAGACCGTGTTGCAGGGATCAAGATTGAACTTAACTACACAGCCTTTACGGCATTTAATGCCATCACGCGTTCCATGCGTATCGTTAATGAGAGCGCTACCTCAGTGAAAATTGCGCGTGCGCTCAGTTCTTCCGTTGATTTCCCGCATGCCGATTACGAATTGCTGCAACTGTCAGGAGCATGGACGCGTGAACGGGATATCGTTCGCAGACCGCTTGCTTCCGGACTGCAAGGCATCGAGAGCCGCCGCGGCTCAAGCAGTCACCAGCAGAATCCGTTTATTGCACTGATGACACCGGGTACAGACGAAGATCAGGGTGAAGTCTACGGGTTCAGCCTTGTATATAGCGGCAGCTTCACGGCACAGGCGGAAGTGGATCAGTTCCACACCACTCGTGTATCGTTGGGAATCAACCCGTTTGAGTTCAGCTGGAAGCTGGAGTCGCAGGAGTCATTCCAGACACCTGAGACGGTTATGGTCTACTCGGATGCAGGTCTGGATGGCATGTCTCAGTCATATCATGAACTGTATCGCGAACGCCTTGCGCGTGGCAAGTTCCGCAATGCAGAGCGTCCGGTTCTGGTCAACAACTGGGAAGCGACCTATTTCGGCTTCAATGCAGATAAGATTGAGCAGATCGCCCAAGCAGGGAAGAAGCTTGGCATTGAGCTGTTCGTACTGGATGACGGATGGTTCGGACATCGGGACAGCGATAACTCCTCACTCGGTGACTGGATTGTGGACAAGAACAAACTGCCACAAGGCCTGGATGATTTGGCCAACCGGGTAACTGGTCTGGACATGCAGTTTGGACTTTGGTTCGAGCCTGAGATGATTTCGCCAGACAGCGAATTGTACCGTGCTCATCCGGACTGGTGTCTGCATGTTCCGGATCGCCGCCGGACGGAAGGGCGCCAGCAGTTGGTACTTGATTTCTCCCGTCAGGATGTACGTGATGAGATCGTGCGCATGCTAAGCGATGTACTTGGATCTGCTCCGATCACTTATGTGAAATGGGACATGAACCGGAATATGACGGAAGTGGGTTCAGCATTGCTTCCAGCTGATAGACAGCGCGAGACAGCGCATCGATACATGCTCGGGTTGTACGAAGTCATGGAACGCATCACTTCATCCTTCCCGAACATTCTGTTTGAGAGCTGTTCAGGTGGTGGCGGCCGTTTTGATCCGGGCATGCTGTATTACATGCCGCAGACGTGGACTAGTGACAACACGGATGCCATCTCCCGGTTACGGATTCAGTATGGGACAAGCCTGGTATATCCGGTAAGTTCAATGGGGTCACATATCTCAGCGGTCCCGAATCATCAAGTTAATCGAATTACCTCTCTGGAGATCCGTGGACATGTGGCCATGTCGGGCAACTTTGGATATGAGTTGGATTTGACTCGTTTCACTGAGGAAGAGAATGCCATCGTGAAGGCTCAGGTTGAGCTGTACAAGGAAATTCGGGGGACCATTCAATATGGGACGTTCCGTCGTTTGCTAAGTCCGTTTGAGGGAAATGAAACGGCATGGATGTTTATTGCTCCAGATGGCAGTGAAGCCGTTGTATTCTACTTCCGTGTGTTGTCTGAACCGAATGCACCGCTCCAACGTCTGAAGCTGAAGGGCCTGGACCCTGACGCGGATTACCGCCTGAAAGGTGGTTCCGAGACGTTTACCGGGGATGCGCTGATGTATGGCGGGATTTCCGTAGGCCGTGCATCGGGAGACTACCTGAGTGAAATGTTCCGATTCGAACGGGTATAA
- a CDS encoding Tex family protein, producing the protein MSEQETVLEPNEETIKAERHERIIKQVAKELSLSLKQVRTTSELLDEGNTIPFIARYRKEMTGELDENQLRLIEERIVYLRNLEDRKVEVIRIIEEQGKLTGELKQSITQAVKLQEVEDLYRPFRQKRKTRASVAKEKGLEPLAVWIWSQPKQGNVLEEAARYINAELGVDDAEVALQGARDILAENIADDAAIRAWIRRYTLDHGMLTSEAKDAEQESVYENYYDYRELAKKMPPHRILAINRGERENILKVGLDVPPEPAHRHMEGQIIKGASAVQDVLRAVIEDAYKRLIAPSIEREVRAELTEKGESQAISVFSANLRNLLLQPPIHGKRVLGVDPAYRTGCKLAVVDDTGKLLEVAVTYPTPPHNKKREAAEVFHRMIKQYDIGLIVIGNGTGSRETEQFVAEIIQENGDESLVYLIVNEAGASVYSASKLAQEEFPDLDVAERSAASIARRVQDPLAELVKIDPKAIGVGQYQHDVSQKILEESLKAVVESAVNHVGVDVNTASPSLLSYVAGVNATIAKNIVKYREENGRFTNRRQLQKVPRLGAKSYEQCVGFMRIGEGENPLDRTPIHPESYKVVDQLFKELQVELDKLGSKELSVLLSEQQPEQLAVKLGVGVPTLRDILDSLQRPGRDPREEMPLPIFRTDVLKIEDLVEGMELQGTVRNVIDFGAFVDIGIKSDGLVHISQLSNGYVKHPMDVVSVGDNVTVWVMNVDTKKGRVGLTMKKPASSKQSS; encoded by the coding sequence TTGTCTGAACAGGAAACGGTTCTGGAACCCAATGAAGAAACAATAAAGGCAGAGCGCCATGAACGAATCATCAAACAGGTAGCCAAGGAACTGTCACTGTCCTTGAAGCAGGTCCGCACAACGTCGGAGCTTCTGGACGAAGGCAATACCATTCCATTTATCGCCCGCTACCGTAAAGAAATGACTGGAGAGCTGGATGAGAACCAGCTGCGGCTCATTGAAGAGCGCATCGTTTACTTGCGCAATCTGGAAGACCGCAAAGTGGAAGTCATCCGTATTATAGAGGAACAAGGCAAGCTGACCGGAGAACTGAAACAGTCCATCACGCAGGCAGTTAAACTGCAGGAAGTGGAGGACTTGTACCGTCCGTTTCGTCAGAAGCGGAAAACCCGTGCCAGTGTGGCGAAGGAAAAAGGTCTTGAACCACTCGCGGTCTGGATATGGAGTCAACCGAAGCAAGGGAATGTCCTGGAGGAAGCTGCACGTTATATCAATGCTGAACTCGGGGTAGACGATGCAGAGGTCGCGCTTCAGGGAGCCAGAGACATTCTGGCTGAGAATATTGCAGATGATGCTGCTATTCGTGCATGGATTCGTCGTTATACGCTCGATCATGGCATGCTGACTTCGGAAGCGAAGGATGCTGAGCAGGAGTCTGTATATGAGAACTACTATGATTATCGTGAATTAGCCAAAAAAATGCCTCCTCACCGTATTCTCGCCATTAACCGCGGTGAACGTGAAAACATTTTGAAAGTGGGTCTGGACGTGCCGCCTGAACCGGCTCACCGACATATGGAAGGACAAATTATCAAGGGTGCATCTGCTGTCCAGGACGTTTTGCGTGCTGTGATTGAAGATGCTTACAAACGATTGATTGCCCCTTCGATTGAGCGTGAGGTTCGCGCAGAACTGACGGAAAAAGGTGAAAGCCAAGCGATATCCGTATTCTCGGCTAATCTTCGCAATCTGCTGCTTCAGCCGCCGATTCATGGTAAACGTGTACTTGGTGTCGATCCTGCTTACCGTACGGGTTGTAAACTGGCTGTGGTCGACGATACGGGCAAGCTGCTGGAAGTGGCTGTTACGTATCCAACGCCACCACACAACAAGAAGCGTGAAGCTGCCGAGGTGTTCCACCGGATGATCAAGCAGTATGATATTGGATTGATTGTCATCGGTAATGGTACCGGATCCCGTGAAACAGAACAGTTTGTTGCCGAGATTATTCAGGAGAACGGGGACGAAAGTCTCGTGTATCTGATCGTCAATGAAGCTGGAGCGAGTGTGTATTCTGCATCTAAGCTGGCCCAGGAAGAATTCCCGGATCTTGACGTTGCTGAGCGAAGTGCTGCTTCGATCGCCCGCCGGGTGCAAGACCCGCTGGCTGAGCTCGTTAAGATTGATCCCAAAGCCATTGGTGTAGGTCAATATCAACATGACGTATCTCAAAAGATTTTGGAAGAAAGCTTGAAGGCTGTTGTGGAATCCGCAGTTAACCATGTGGGCGTGGATGTGAACACGGCTTCGCCGTCACTGCTGTCCTATGTTGCGGGTGTAAATGCCACGATTGCCAAAAATATTGTGAAATATCGCGAAGAGAACGGTCGATTCACGAATCGTCGCCAGTTGCAAAAGGTGCCTCGTCTCGGTGCCAAATCCTATGAGCAATGCGTAGGCTTTATGCGGATTGGTGAAGGGGAGAACCCGTTGGATCGCACACCGATTCACCCTGAATCGTATAAGGTTGTTGACCAGCTCTTTAAGGAGCTTCAGGTTGAGCTGGACAAGCTGGGCAGCAAGGAACTGTCTGTTCTCCTGTCGGAGCAGCAACCGGAACAGCTGGCTGTGAAGCTGGGTGTGGGTGTGCCTACACTGCGTGACATTCTGGACAGCTTGCAGCGTCCGGGTCGTGACCCGCGTGAAGAAATGCCGCTGCCGATCTTCCGCACGGATGTGCTCAAAATTGAAGATTTGGTGGAAGGCATGGAGCTGCAAGGTACGGTTCGTAACGTAATTGACTTTGGCGCTTTTGTTGATATCGGCATCAAGAGTGACGGACTCGTCCACATTTCACAGCTGAGCAACGGTTACGTCAAACATCCGATGGATGTTGTATCTGTCGGGGATAACGTAACGGTATGGGTGATGAACGTGGATACCAAAAAAGGCCGTGTCGGCCTCACGATGAAAAAGCCTGCTTCTTCCAAGCAGTCTTCCTAA